The region TAGTTTTACAATATTTTCCAATTAATTAAATATACCCCAAAACCAAATAAATTTCTACACAGCTATCTCGATCCAAGGAACTAGGCCTGCTTTaaagaaagatgaaattaaaaaaaaagagattttaatTACCACTCAATCTATTACCATATCAtaagaatttcatattttattgatcaCCAGTGACTCAGATGTAGgctttgtaaatattgttcCCTCCACcagcaaatatattttgatgcaACATACAATTTGATCAGGATGACCagatttcctttattttaaaCATGATCAAAAAATTCTATATAACGTTGagtgtgtgaggggggggggattaagtAGAGATCTGGTTTGCCcgctcctacatgtacatgtatgtaagttaaaacccccaaaaaaaattaacatgaagCTAAAAATGTAACTTCTGAAAGTTTCCATGgtgaagaagaatagtgtagtagaaGGACCTCCCATCTCTagatcgcatacattcgtaattccgaagcttcgttattccgaaggttcagatattccgaaggttcgttattccgaaggttcgtaagtccgaaaacaaagtaaggttcgttagtccgaaaacaaagtgaggtacgtaattccgaaggttcgttaatccaaaaacgaaatgaggttcgtaattccgaaggttcgttagtccgaaaacgtaatgattaacgaaccttatttcgttttcggactaacgaaccttcggaacaaagaaccttatttcgttttcggattaacgaaccttcggaacaacaaaccttattttgttttcaaactaacgaaccttcagaacattgaaccttatttcgttttcggattattgaaccttcggaataacgccacaaatgttcggattaacgaacccttttacgttttcggattaacgaacattgagTTATAGGCAAtatacgtgtttcggaattacgaacctttggaattacgaagtgtaaccctctAGATTGCCCaggaaagatacatggtgtaccgtgaaacctactacactatgcTAGAAAAATGCCCAATGAAATTGAACTGTAAAGCATGGCTTACCAAGCGATACACAGAAATGCACTTTTCATGATTTCAAGATCTTTTATGGTCACAAGGGTTTTTCCATTGGccccaaaaaatcaaattttaaaagaaaagcaTTAAACAATGATCCTATAGTTTAAATGTGTTGTCTGGCCATCCCAACCATGTTGTATGCAATGTGTTGAATGAAcaaatatgtaataataatgCTTGTAAATCACACATGTAGATGTTATTGGAACACATCACCATGTTAGGCATATAGAACTTTAATGTTTGGGAAATATGCTTTTTGCTAAGCATTTACTATTAAATTTACCACATCTTTTTGTATTTAGTGGAATTGTAATCGAAGGTTGAATTACAAGGATTCAAATTTTCGCTTCTGTCCAGGTGGTACAGCCAGTCTAAATGGGGAAAATCATTCCATTCAAAACGTCTCAGTGCATTCTATTAAAATCATATCTAAACAGTATCAAATCTAttcaaatattcactactgaaatttgaatattatttaaGACAGAGGTAATTTAAATATAGATTATGATTGCAACTTTATAACAAATAATTGCAAAGATTACATGTTCTTAGACTACATGAATAAGTGGAAGAAAATGTTCCTCATGACAGAAATTATAGATCAGTTCCATGACACAAAGAGATTGATCATACATTGGATTTGTATGATAAAAAACAACGAACGACACTATAAATGCtacatatattttgataaatgcaatcaatcctAAAATCATCCCTAAATCAATCGCTAAAATTGTGtaaaaaggtcaaggtcatgggagaaaaaaaatctatgacaATAAGACACTTAATTTGATGAAACTTACAAGactatctttatatttttcattacgcTTAAATCTCTCTTGCAGGGGTAACATCAACATGCAAAGCAAGCCAAGGGCACAGGCTATTTATATCAGTtcatgcaaaataaaaattgttcaCTCTCTATCATTCTAAGTAGTTGTTTCATCCTTCATGTGTATGAGATATCCAAGGTAGTAGATTTCCATACACTAAAGATGAATTCTTTACTTGTTGATTTCACCTACTAGGAATACCTTGCATGTAAATTACCAGATTTGATTGAGTGAAACATACAACAATTCAATAAATTCCAATGGATAATTGCTTGAAATGTACATCTAGATGGGACACCTGTTTCATAGCATGTCTTCTCCATAAAATAAAACTGAACtatcaaagaaaaaagggaatagcaatatataaaacaaaactaCAAATATGGTCAAAGTTAAGGAGTATGCAAAAGGGTTCAGTCTTAGTCAAGATGAaataagcaataaaaaagagGGATATCAAATTAATAATACTATCATTCATTAGCATGCCACTTTCTTGCAATGAAATATACTCACTTTTTGCCGTGCTTGATATGAACGATGAGAAATATGGCACCAAAGACGATGCAGATAGATCCGGTAACGATGTATGCTATTCCTAAGAAGTTGTTCTTGCCCCCCAACCAAGAGGTTGTGGTCAGAACAATGCTTTTTGTACCATCAAACATGTGAACCAAGTAGTCTGAAGATTAATGTCGGTTAAGGACTAGGACTAAGAACTCCTCTGTATTTGACGTGCTACTATGAGCAATTTCTAACAGTTCAACGATCATTTTCCTTACATTTCACCTGCCAATATAGCAACactgattatttttaaaaagtctggtgggtgtttcataaagctgttcaaaagttaagagcaactttaagaatgactggtgatcctttttagTGGcgaatggtatattcattggcgatggtttagcgcgtatgaaaggttcaccagtcattcttaaagtcgctcttaacttacgaacagctttatgaaacgacccccAGGATGATGAAGAGAGTCGAGATGCTACAAATGTTATAATCATTTATTGTATTATACTGGTCCTATACAATGGACAGtaatagaataaaagaaaaaaaatgaaagcgactacaatttgtcatatttttattcGACCTGGCAGATTAATAGCAGTACTATTCCTACTTTGCTCGAACGttaacctcccccccccccccccccataaaaaaccCCAATGATTAAAAAGGATACTATATTGGACTGTAAGGGTGTAGTTGCCAACAGGCAAACCATTATCTAGCCTTGTGTTTGGCTGGTCGACAACACGACCGTAAAGCTTGCGGAAGGTGGGGAATGCAGCGGTACGCATCCAGACTATAAAGTCCTCATTCTGGTAGCCATCTTGCATTTCCCATATGTACTTTTGCCAGTTAGGTGGTTTAGTTGTTCCGTTGAATGCTGTAGCAGAACAAGaaacattcaaaacatacaattagaATACAATAAAGAGATTTTCATAGGAGATACAAAATTTGGAAAGGTTGGAATCAAATACCGGTCACACAAGATAGTTACATGTAGATACTTATCGTTCTCTTTGTTTTTCTACTCTATTCTCTTCTTCCCTTTCAGAGAAAGTCATGGTGTATCAATATCATATCCacacatatttacatgtagaccTTATACCTTCTACCATATAGCTAAAACAAGTCAAACACTGttgttaaatgaaaatgaagagtAGCTGAAAACCAAGTACACTGAAAACTGCCGAGAAAAATAAGTACAAGTAGGTAGAATTAACATTTATGTGCTGCAGCTTGGAAAAGTGCTTATCTATAACTATAAGAAAGATTTAATGTTTATCTGCTACTAGACAagcaaatattaattttctaaCAGAATCATCTGCTAAAGAATGTTAATTCAAAATGGTCATTGTGGGGATTCTGTTATTACTTATATTGGATCtcacaaaaagaaattaataatatCAAGTGGAAGTAAATTAGAGTGGATTATTATTACATGAGATTATATTATGGTATTGAGCATAGAAAAGGGATGTGTTCCACAAACTTCAACTAAAGCTCCTGACCTACGGTCATTAacccaaacaaaaatcattctATCACTTTTATCAATTCTTCATCTTACTCTTACTAAATTGTAGCACTGAGCAAGGTAGAAGGATATATAAAGTCTCTTGGTCTAACAGTCACTGAGTCTCAATATAATTTTGTCTGTTATTTTATTCTtagtcaaatgaaaatttgtgtcATAAACAGTTTATGGCATCTTTGACATCGCAAATTTTAAATCTTAATGcgacttattttatttataatataaaCGATTTAATGACCACCCAATTGTAATATTGTAtctttttattgtcatttgcaTCCATATATTCTCTTGTTTTATCTTACATTTTGCCTTATTACTGTACATTGTGTTATTACTCTATTCTATactttgtatgatttttattggaattaaataaaacactgaattgaatttgaataaaacattgaattgaattgaacaaatGTACATATCATCAAGTTGATATTTGATGAAATGGGTTTAGCCTAACAAGAAATAAGACAAAAGTGGTAATGGACTACCGGTAAATGACTAATAAACCAAATGGCTACTAGACAAATGGTTGAATATGAATTAGGATAAGATCAAATGAAAAGTAGACAAAGCGGGAATAGGCCAAGTAGCATTTTACATTGACTATTAACACATAAGGATTTCTTCTACAGACCTTCTTCAAGTGATGCTCCTGGAGGATTCCTAAACTTAGTCCTACGGTCGCTGGACCAGGCAATATTGGTTCTATCAAGCATGACCTCCTTACCACTAGGAagctcaccatcatcatcaaaggTTATGTTGAAGGTATCTATGTGTGTGGAGAAAGAGGCAGGAATAGAGAGTTagaaatcaaactttttttctcaatgaGACCTTGGGCACATATCAGAAAGAGTCATAaccatggtaactttgccattattgtaacAACCATGGAAATCTTGCTCCTGATTggccatgttaccatggtagttaaaataatggaaaagttataattgtattaaactttttCTGAAACAGACCATTATGAAACACTGACCTGATTTTTAGCACCCACAAACATCTGTATAAAACAGAGTACAAGTGCAGACAATGGACTTACCATTAAAGAGACTGTTTGCTATTGCTCCACAAGGAGCATACGTGATCCTCTCCTGTGATGTATTGGAGTATATTCGCAGCTCCTGGTCATACGGACTGCAATCACTGCTCGCACTGAGGGGGTTCTTACCCAAGAGCTGGATGTCATCACGAGAATTTACATAGCGACGATGGTTCTGATAGTAGTTGGTCAATCGatagtacatgtagatgggGCCCTGAGTTAAATtttaaataacaataatttgtGGAAATAAGTAATATAAGTATATGAGTTAGATACAACCACAATAAACAAGTGTCAAGTACATTACCAAAAGTGGAATgtcttattttattattcaatatattactaatattatcaaaattatcatcattatgctcatatttattattatcataaccaATAAAGTATAATAGTATGATtatccattatcattatcagcattctttttttcatcattactaTCCATTACTGTTAAATTAATTATTGttaccatttttattttaattgatattttcagtTGCAAACACATGAGAATTGTCATTCCAACTATGGACTAACCTCTATCTTAGTATTCAGCTCAAACTTCATGGTGCAGGTGCAAGAACTATTTTCATTCTCAGGGTAGGTGTAGAAGTCAATACATGTGTTTGTTCCATTGGTTTCATTCAAGTACGTACATGCTCTCGTGTAGTCCAGGATCACCTCCTGAACCTGTAGGTAAAATAGGATTGGGCTTGTAGTGAAAATATCTATCTAAAAAGCACTCAACAGAATACTTacattcaaaaataatatttgtgtttttttttttacaaatgtcaAAGATTcagtgaaaagaaaaagaatacagCATTTATTAATATTCCAATGGAATGGATAACGGTTGATAAATGTGAATTTACTAGTGAAATTACACATTATTGAGTTCATAATATGTGGAAGTGACAGCACTCCTTTCATCTTAAAGTGAAGTAATAGATTTGACTGCTGCCTTGATTCAAATGATACACATTTTAAATGACCAAACAATAGTAGCCATTTCTAAATAGCAGTCATTTGTCTTAAGCAAAGACCAAACCAGGATTTTGCTTTTAAATTTTCAACCTGGAGTGCTCCTTTAAATTACATGCAAAGTACTTAAAATCCGATATTGATATCAATGTTTAATAAGAGCTCCAGCACTTTCTCATAATACacattaaaatatattcaatggATACTACAAAGGAACAAGACATTCAAAGGGCAGAGAAAATGAAACcaggaaaaaaggaagaaatgatGAGGGAGACAGAAGTAGGGAaacagatgatgatgaaaagagGACAAGGTTGGAGACAGGGGAGAGGCAGTGTAGAGTTTcaaatttaaagataattatAGAACAGTACTACATATATGTAATGTCACAGAAATAATAACCAAAATTTGGAGCATTTTCTCATTATGCTTGGAGTATGTTTATGTAAGTGGACAAATTTCTTTGCTTTTAAACTGCCAATAAACATCTTAAATCTTGAATTTAGATTGAATAAACTATTATCAAACTGTTACTCACATTGTTAGAAGTAACCAGGAAACCAACTCCAAGAGGCACAAAGACAATACCAACTAGAAAGAACATTGGAAGGACCGTTCCTGCTGTCAAGATAGGTTGCCATGCTGGTAACCTCTGCTGCTTGAAGGCTGTGTCTgtcataatgtaaaaaaaatcagaaaagtattttaaaatgaGACATATATCATAGCATCAAGGAAAATTAAAACCAACACTGCCTGCTATCAAGCTCATTAAAGTTTTGTGTATTAAGTTAATACACAAAACTTTAATGAGTTGATTATTTCAAACACCAGTCATCAAACTGTAAAAGTTGTATGATATGCTGCATGACTTTTTCATGAACGTATTATAAACTGGATCATGTTTTTCCAGCATTATCTCCCACATTCACTCTAGACAGCTGAATCTGTTTTTCGATCAGTTTTTaaactattctatttttttacttttctgttTCTCCTCCTACACAGACAGCAAGCCATCTCACACATAGTGTGTGGCACATCTACCCAGGATGATCTAACCCATTGGCTCAAATTTCCCCCAAACCAGAATTCTGGTTTTTAAGGAgatttattttgtcataaaattgCATGAAGTGGTGGCCGAACTATAACTTTGCTTTCTCGGTTGAATGTCACATTCGAGTATGTTGAAACAACTTTGCTTTTGGGCCAAATTGTTAAATTGTCCCATGGATGTGTTAGCCCCTATCTCATCAATTCTCTCTATGTGGATCATGCATCATCGCCAAGCATGGGAACATTTTGAAGGAACAAGCAAGACATTGGGCCAGTAAAAAGACCTGTTCATTATAATCTATGaacttttttcaataaaattattaatcTGTTTtgaaaaggttaaaaaaaacagattaacaccgtttttttcttcaaaataattgtgCATGGATTTTCTAACAAAATCCATGTATGTGTTTCAATACTGGCCTATGTGCATTGCAATAGTGTCTTGGCTCGatgacaatatcaatatcatacTATATCACAGACTGACAGAGTCCTCTTGCCTTAGCTAGCAAAGTAACATGTTGTCCATTGATTAGGAAGATGGCAAaaacaaatgtttaaaaactcctccaAATGAATTAATTTTAGCTGTCTACTCTCCCTGCACGTCACCAGTCTTCAATCAAAGTACACATGAATAAGTCAGTAAGTAAATATTTTTCTGTTTATGCTTACATCCAGTTcacatgaagaagaaaaaaaaaagatgattttttttttcaatgaaatggaaTTTGGAAATGAATCTGTTCTGtgttcaatttcttcatcaatcaaatcatgtgcatcttttccttttttgtcttcccagccccccccccctcacactcTTGATCATCAAGCAAAATTGTCACATAACATACTGAGACCGGTTAGACTAGTGACTTTACAGCTCTGCCTCTGAGTGAGTCTAACAATTTAACACAGCGAGTGAAAACGAGTTAAGAAAACAATTCAAAATTCGCAACGTGTGGGACTGAGCAAAAAGGGCGGAAGACGCAACCGTACACACAGGATACCGCAAAAAGtagatattttacaaaatgtccagAAATATAAATTCACTTACTTCCTGGTTTTTTACTGACTTTCtcctcttcatctctctcttcAAGAATTATTGATTTGGATGTCTTAGGCCTCTGATGAACGTCATTTTCCGTGCTTTGGACAGTGTCTATCGTCTCAATATCCGCCATCTTGTGaaataattaattatttataaaatggTTACATTCCATAGACGTTATTCAAGATATTTTCTGAATGATGGACATACTGTAACTAATATCtgaatttcaatattaaaatttaGTACAATCAAAGTCTCCAAAACGATAACAAT is a window of Lytechinus variegatus isolate NC3 chromosome 2, Lvar_3.0, whole genome shotgun sequence DNA encoding:
- the LOC121408836 gene encoding cell cycle control protein 50A-like isoform X5; translation: MADIETIDTVQSTENDVHQRPKTSKSIILEERDEEEKVSKKPGNTAFKQQRLPAWQPILTAGTVLPMFFLVGIVFVPLGVGFLVTSNNVQEVILDYTRACTYLNETNGTNTCIDFYTYPENENSSCTCTMKFELNTKIEGPIYMYYRLTNYYQNHRRYVNSRDDIQLLGKNPLSASSDCSPYDQELRIYSNTSQERITYAPCGAIANSLFNDTFNITFDDDGELPSGKEVMLDRTNIAWSSDRRTKFRNPPGASLEEAFNGTTKPPNWQKYIWEMQDGYQNEDFIVWMRTAAFPTFRKLYGRVVDQPNTRLDNGLPVGNYTLTVQYNYLVHMFDGTKSIVLTTTSWLGGKNNFLGIAYIVTGSICIVFGAIFLIVHIKHGKKNNLESTTEVIG
- the LOC121408836 gene encoding cell cycle control protein 50A-like isoform X4, which codes for MADIETIDTVQSTENDVHQRPKTSKSIILEERDEEEKVSKKPGNTAFKQQRLPAWQPILTAGTVLPMFFLVGIVFVPLGVGFLVTSNNVQEVILDYTRACTYLNETNGTNTCIDFYTYPENENSSCTCTMKFELNTKIEGPIYMYYRLTNYYQNHRRYVNSRDDIQLLGKNPLSASSDCSPYDQELRIYSNTSQERITYAPCGAIANSLFNDTFNITFDDDGELPSGKEVMLDRTNIAWSSDRRTKFRNPPGASLEEAFNGTTKPPNWQKYIWEMQDGYQNEDFIVWMRTAAFPTFRKLYGRVVDQPNTRLDNGLPVGNYTLTVQYNYLVHMFDGTKSIVLTTTSWLGGKNNFLGIAYIVTGSICIVFGAIFLIVHIKHGKKLAVPPGQKRKFESL
- the LOC121408836 gene encoding cell cycle control protein 50A-like isoform X3, whose translation is MADIETIDTVQSTENDVHQRPKTSKSIILEERDEEEKVSKKPGNTAFKQQRLPAWQPILTAGTVLPMFFLVGIVFVPLGVGFLVTSNNVQEVILDYTRACTYLNETNGTNTCIDFYTYPENENSSCTCTMKFELNTKIEGPIYMYYRLTNYYQNHRRYVNSRDDIQLLGKNPLSASSDCSPYDQELRIYSNTSQERITYAPCGAIANSLFNDTFNITFDDDGELPSGKEVMLDRTNIAWSSDRRTKFRNPPGASLEEAFNGTTKPPNWQKYIWEMQDGYQNEDFIVWMRTAAFPTFRKLYGRVVDQPNTRLDNGLPVGNYTLTVQYNYLVHMFDGTKSIVLTTTSWLGGKNNFLGIAYIVTGSICIVFGAIFLIVHIKHGKKNSLDLALANNLESTTEVIG
- the LOC121408836 gene encoding cell cycle control protein 50A-like isoform X6, whose amino-acid sequence is MADIETIDTVQSTENDVHQRPKTSKSIILEERDEEEKVSKKPGNTAFKQQRLPAWQPILTAGTVLPMFFLVGIVFVPLGVGFLVTSNNVQEVILDYTRACTYLNETNGTNTCIDFYTYPENENSSCTCTMKFELNTKIEGPIYMYYRLTNYYQNHRRYVNSRDDIQLLGKNPLSASSDCSPYDQELRIYSNTSQERITYAPCGAIANSLFNDTFNITFDDDGELPSGKEVMLDRTNIAWSSDRRTKFRNPPGASLEEAFNGTTKPPNWQKYIWEMQDGYQNEDFIVWMRTAAFPTFRKLYGRVVDQPNTRLDNGLPVGNYTLTVQYNYLVHMFDGTKSIVLTTTSWLGGKNNFLGIAYIVTGSICIVFGAIFLIVHIKHGKNLCRLHAWAKG
- the LOC121408836 gene encoding cell cycle control protein 50A-like isoform X1, whose amino-acid sequence is MADIETIDTVQSTENDVHQRPKTSKSIILEERDEEEKVSKKPGNTAFKQQRLPAWQPILTAGTVLPMFFLVGIVFVPLGVGFLVTSNNVQEVILDYTRACTYLNETNGTNTCIDFYTYPENENSSCTCTMKFELNTKIEGPIYMYYRLTNYYQNHRRYVNSRDDIQLLGKNPLSASSDCSPYDQELRIYSNTSQERITYAPCGAIANSLFNDTFNITFDDDGELPSGKEVMLDRTNIAWSSDRRTKFRNPPGASLEEAFNGTTKPPNWQKYIWEMQDGYQNEDFIVWMRTAAFPTFRKLYGRVVDQPNTRLDNGLPVGNYTLTVQYNYLVHMFDGTKSIVLTTTSWLGGKNNFLGIAYIVTGSICIVFGAIFLIVHIKHGKKNSLDLALALGNSESKLPQEYPQSVHFCMLGPVT
- the LOC121408836 gene encoding cell cycle control protein 50A-like isoform X2, translating into MADIETIDTVQSTENDVHQRPKTSKSIILEERDEEEKVSKKPGNTAFKQQRLPAWQPILTAGTVLPMFFLVGIVFVPLGVGFLVTSNNVQEVILDYTRACTYLNETNGTNTCIDFYTYPENENSSCTCTMKFELNTKIEGPIYMYYRLTNYYQNHRRYVNSRDDIQLLGKNPLSASSDCSPYDQELRIYSNTSQERITYAPCGAIANSLFNDTFNITFDDDGELPSGKEVMLDRTNIAWSSDRRTKFRNPPGASLEEAFNGTTKPPNWQKYIWEMQDGYQNEDFIVWMRTAAFPTFRKLYGRVVDQPNTRLDNGLPVGNYTLTVQYNYLVHMFDGTKSIVLTTTSWLGGKNNFLGIAYIVTGSICIVFGAIFLIVHIKHGKKLPHVGAIVKRKSKEYGTNRANIAPL